The Paramisgurnus dabryanus chromosome 3, PD_genome_1.1, whole genome shotgun sequence genome includes a window with the following:
- the LOC135734201 gene encoding uncharacterized protein: MANNESELKEIIRKGRAVAATLGKICDRTQLGAVVKKGQTSKLDMDLDHNVKQGQTIIQNLNSESSVNDLNRALTESVELFGRPNQNGPKAKKKRIQSSFKVKCPQKAKPSTTHGVKSRPCPKPCPKPAECYLDQAPAQAPDHGSLVDELQELLSAASSNLHFEGTPHSTSLHWGARTAASSERWREARPSLISNRLATEHIKEQLCLECKKNVAVVKCKDCLPKQYTCIDCDTAIHRTQVFHNRTSMIFGFHKAVPPTTVVKQDSDGQYFHHHEDRLLPMALPNSICSCGEEKYSVGIGRSITVINMKGRYELSLPHLRCEQCRETWIPGVLEMQKSGYWPATVNFCTIYDEEVFMSFEDLKMAAPGLSRLAFIRMLDMKTVHYGRIGTLCGDAFLKSYFEWSICRYEVDKICGEQHFMCPACTPLMLAVAVDGNRKLHRFKKAGNSEDSGYFEGLFLCKDEDVSSFVQYIRNKVQHVGGKGVCGAAEFAAAKEFSRKTSSKLDEEGVEVAVCRHGVLLKALNMFRGEIYAYPLYLQKELCTENSTFFCADIMCKYWPYLIKVCQACPELRHLLNMKPFLSVMHAKVHGIKCEIKWSGSFQTGAAYTMGEEVEQTNSFLSRIGISTKFMSKAGRTDLLTLQCMGWNKMKTQNMCQTICTRYQKTQLNLKKETESLQDMKNELAVDDGVLHQWVTDVQEWAHTTTVGDSDAAIQTTRNTIEELSLCIKQRQHRLYRHTATNKGRNKIRRKINDEKKKLAFAIEQHNALVDPALKVASAEEVLQNDFVFPWQLTEQDDVNLLTKKKVFDKLMLIQRLEEEQTVLVQEAKQHWLYLRSQEHKLNSLLDTIISGVNPWNLPDDGIQGLQCVLKRKLHQLRAHQDTVKTSYQAIDTINQHITVEECEYPSWPEDSEALYSSSTDLSSDEDDACLL; encoded by the exons ATGGCGAATAACGAAAGTGAATTAAAAGAAATTATCAGAAAAGGGCGCGCTGTTGCTGCAACCCTTGGAAAGATATGCGACCGCACACAGTTGGGTGCCGTCGTTAAAAAAGGCCAAACTTCAAAACTGGACATGGACCTGGATCACAATGTCAAACAAGGGCAAACTATAATTCAGAACCTTAACAGTGAAAGTTCTGTAAATGATCTGAATCGTGCTCTAACTGAATCCGTAGAACTGTTTGGACGGCCAAACCAAAATGGTCCAAAG GCAAAGAAAAAAAGGATCCAGTCCAGCTTCAAAGTCAAATGTCCACAAAAAGCAAAGCCTTCTACTACACATG GAGTCAAATCAAGGCCATGTCCAAAGCCATGTCCAAAGCCAGCAGAATGTTATCTAGACCAGGCTCCAGCCCAGGCTCCAGATCATG GTTCTCTTGTAGATGAGTTGCAAGAGCTTCTGTCAGCTGCTAGTTCTAACCTCCACTTTGAGGGAACCCCACATTCAACATCACTGCATTGGGGCGCAAGGACAGCAGCTTCTTCTGAGAGATGGAGGGAGGCTAGACCATCTTTAATCAGCAACAGGCTTGCAACAGAGCATATTAAGGAACAGCTGTGTTTGGAGTGCAAGAAGAATGTGGCAGTTGTCAAGTGCAAAGACTGTTTGCCTAAGCAGTATACCTGCATTGACTGTGACACTGCAATACATCGTACACAAGTGTTCCACAACAGAACCTCCATGATTTTCGGGTTCCACAAGGCTGTACCTCCCACCACAGTGGTGAAGCAGGACTCTGATGGGCAATACTTTCACCATCATGAAG ATCGCCTATTACCAATGGCACTACCTAATTCCATATGCAGTTGTGGAGAAGAAAAGTACAGCGTTGGAATAGGGAggtctattactgtaatcaacATGAAGG GTCGCTACGAACTGTCATTGCCCCATCTTCGCTGTGAGCAATGCAGAGAAACATGGATACCAGGTGTGCTAGAAATGCAGAAGAGTGGCTACTGGCCtgcaactgtaaacttctgCACCATTTATGATGAGGAAGTATTCATGTCCTTCGAAGACTTGAAAATGGCTGCTCCAGGATTGTCCCGTTTAGCATTTATAAGAATGCTTGACATGAAGACTGTGCACTATGGCAGA ATCGGCACTTTATGTGGTGATGCGTTTTTGAAGAGTTATTTTGAGTGGTCCATCTGCCGTTATGAGGTTGACAAGATCTGTGGTGAACAACATTTCATGTGCCCTGCTTGTACCCCGCTAATGCTGGCAGTTGCTGTGGATGGCAACAGAAAACTTCATCGTTTCAAAAAGGCTGGGAA ttCAGAGGACTCTGGCTACTTCGAAGGGTTGTTTCTTTGCAAGGATGAGGATGTATCCTCTTTTGTTCAATATATCCGCAATAAAGTGCAACAT GTGGGAGGCAAAGGTGTTTGTGGAGCTGCGGAGTTTGCAGCTGCGAAAGAGTTTTCCAGAAAGACCAGCAGTAAATTGGATGAGGAGGGAGTTGAAGTTGCTGTCTGTAGGCATGGTGTTCTTTTGAAGGCACTCAATATGTTTAGAGGAGAGATCTATGCATATCCTTTGTACTTGCAGAAAGAGCTCTGCACAGAAAATTCAACTTTCTTTTGTGCTGACATTATGTGCAAATACTGGCCATACTTGATAAAAGTTTGCCAGGCCTGCCCAGAACTGAGACATCTTCTAAATATGAAACCATTCCTTTCGGTTATGCATGCAAAAGTACATGGCATAAAATGTGAG ATCAAATGGAGTGGTAGCTTTCAAACGGGTGCTGCATATACCATGGGGGAAGAAGTAGAACAAACAAATAGCTTTTTATCAAGAATTGGTATAAGCACGAAGTTCATGTCTAAAGCAG GTCGCACAGATTTGCTCACATTGCAGTGTATGGGGTGGAACAAAATGAAGACTCAAAATATGTGCCAAACTATTTGCACACGATACCAAAAG ACTCAGCTGAATCTAAAGAAAGAGACTGAAAGCCTACAAGACATGAAGAATGAACTGGCTGTAGATGATGGTGTACTCCATCAGTGGGTCACAGATGTTCAGGAGTGGGCTCACACTA CAACTGTAGGAGACAGTGATGCTGCAATTCAGACAACAAGGAACACAATAGAAGAATTAtctttgtgcattaaacaacgGCAGCATCGTCTTTATAGACACACTG CCACAAACAAGGGACGGAATAAAATAAGGAGAAAAATCAATGATGAGAAAAAGAAGCTGGCTTTTGCCATTGAACAGCACAATGCCCTTGTTGACCCCGCCCTTAAGGTAGCGTCCGCTGAAGAGGTCCTTCAAAATGACTTTGTTTTCCCCTGGCAACTAACAGAGCAAG ATGATGTCAATCTCTTGACAAAGAAAAAAGTCTTTGACAAGTTAATGCTGATTCAACGCCTAGAAGAAGAACAGACTGTTCTTGTTCAAGAGGCAAAGCAGCATTGGCTGTATCTAAGAAGTCAGGAACACAAACTGAACAGTTTGCTTGATACCATCATTTCAGGTG TTAACCCCTGGAATCTTCCAGATGATGGGATTCAAGGACTTCAATGTGTGTTGAAGAGAAAATTACATCAGTTAAGAGCTCACCAGGACACTGTAAAAACAAGTTATCAGGCAATAGACACCATAAACCAACATATTACTGTTGAAGAATGTGAATATCCCAGCTGGCCAGAAGACTCAGAAGCCCTTTATTCAAGCAGTACTGATCTGAGCTCTGATGAAGATGATGCGTGTCTGCTGTAG